One segment of Paenibacillus rhizovicinus DNA contains the following:
- a CDS encoding amino acid ABC transporter ATP-binding protein, whose amino-acid sequence MIKLTGITKSFGKQQVLQGIDLKVEKGEVVVILGPSGSGKTTLLRCINYLERPNEGRIAIGDFELDCAHAGKKDIHALRGKSAMVFQHYNLFKHKTVLENVMEGLVIVQKMPKETARRRSIEVLEKVGLGEKLDAYPSMLSGGQQQRVGIARALALNPEVILFDEPTSALDPELVGEVLSVIRRIAKEGITMIVVTHEMGFARDVANHVVFMDGGVIVEEGAPKEIFNKPQEERTKQFFKRIMPEPAYSI is encoded by the coding sequence ATGATTAAGTTGACGGGGATTACGAAATCGTTCGGGAAACAGCAAGTGCTGCAAGGCATCGACCTTAAAGTGGAGAAAGGCGAGGTCGTCGTCATTCTGGGCCCGAGCGGCTCTGGCAAAACGACGCTGCTGCGCTGCATCAACTACTTGGAGCGTCCGAACGAAGGACGGATCGCGATCGGCGACTTCGAACTCGACTGCGCCCATGCCGGCAAGAAGGACATTCACGCGCTGCGCGGCAAATCGGCGATGGTGTTCCAGCACTATAACTTATTCAAGCACAAGACGGTGCTTGAAAACGTGATGGAAGGGCTCGTCATCGTGCAGAAAATGCCCAAGGAGACGGCGCGCCGCAGAAGCATCGAAGTGCTGGAGAAGGTCGGACTCGGCGAGAAGCTGGACGCTTATCCAAGCATGCTCTCGGGCGGACAGCAGCAGCGCGTCGGCATTGCCCGGGCGCTGGCGTTGAACCCGGAAGTCATCCTGTTCGACGAACCTACGTCGGCGCTCGATCCCGAGCTGGTCGGCGAGGTGCTGTCGGTTATCCGCCGGATTGCCAAGGAAGGCATCACGATGATCGTCGTCACGCACGAGATGGGCTTTGCCCGCGACGTGGCGAATCACGTGGTGTTCATGGACGGCGGCGTCATCGTCGAAGAAGGCGCGCCGAAGGAGATTTTCAACAAGCCGCAGGAAGAGCGGACGAAGCAATTCTTCAAACGGATCATGCCGGAGCCGGCCTATTCCATCTAA
- a CDS encoding amino acid ABC transporter permease, with translation MKLDPSFIWEAFVKLLPVIPTSLLITAVSVLCGFIIGTAVAFIRIYKVPFLHPIASAYVTFIRGTPMLTHLLIIYFGLPMLIDGLSEQLGFGFRSASIPYIYFAFLAFSLTAGGYMSEVVRSGLLTVNRGQIEAAYSVGMTTPQAIRRIVFPQAFAASIPNLANAVIGMLHASTLAFTVSVVEIFAKAQIVASTNWKFFEAYLAAAVIFWGLTVLIERVAVILEKRINLYNRGGVA, from the coding sequence ATGAAGCTGGATCCATCGTTCATCTGGGAAGCCTTCGTCAAGCTGCTGCCGGTGATTCCGACCAGTCTGCTCATTACGGCGGTATCGGTGCTTTGCGGCTTCATCATCGGAACGGCGGTTGCGTTCATCCGCATCTATAAAGTGCCGTTCCTGCATCCCATCGCCTCCGCGTACGTCACGTTCATCCGGGGCACGCCGATGCTGACGCATCTGCTGATTATCTATTTCGGACTGCCGATGCTCATCGACGGCTTGAGCGAACAGTTGGGCTTCGGCTTCCGCTCGGCGTCCATTCCTTATATCTATTTCGCTTTTCTGGCGTTCTCGCTGACGGCGGGCGGCTATATGTCGGAGGTTGTGCGTTCCGGTCTGCTTACCGTGAATCGCGGGCAGATCGAAGCCGCTTACTCCGTCGGCATGACGACGCCGCAGGCGATTCGGCGCATCGTCTTCCCGCAAGCTTTCGCAGCGAGCATTCCGAATTTAGCGAATGCGGTCATCGGCATGCTGCATGCGTCGACGCTGGCTTTCACCGTGTCGGTCGTGGAGATTTTCGCCAAGGCTCAGATCGTCGCTTCGACGAACTGGAAGTTTTTCGAGGCTTATCTGGCCGCCGCCGTTATTTTCTGGGGGCTCACCGTGCTCATCGAACGCGTCGCCGTCATCCTGGAGAAACGAATCAATCTGTACAATCGAGGTGGGGTCGCATGA
- a CDS encoding transporter substrate-binding domain-containing protein: protein MNKTMIGTAGLALVAITVVTTGCGTKNDNKNASANASGNQASNDTQTASGGNNAADVKKIIVGTGTQFPKVCFLDENGKLTGFDVELVKEIDKRLPGYEFEFQTMDFSNLLLSLETKKIDFVAHEMEQNPERAEKYLFNKEAYAHWKTKIIVPADSKETFKSLDDLKGKKVLTSATSAEATLLENYNKTHDNAIKIVYTNGAANDTVNQLTTGRVAATLGADFTLGLIDPQKKLQVVGDTLEEADVQFVFRKNDPDGQKLADAVDGAIKELKSDGTLSKLSVQWLGADYTQQ, encoded by the coding sequence ATGAACAAGACAATGATCGGTACGGCAGGCTTGGCTTTGGTGGCAATAACGGTAGTGACGACGGGATGCGGAACGAAGAACGACAACAAGAACGCAAGCGCGAACGCATCCGGCAATCAGGCATCGAACGACACGCAAACCGCGAGCGGCGGTAACAACGCAGCGGACGTGAAGAAAATCATCGTCGGCACGGGCACGCAGTTTCCGAAAGTATGCTTCCTGGACGAGAACGGCAAGCTGACGGGCTTCGACGTCGAGCTGGTCAAGGAGATCGACAAGCGTCTCCCGGGTTACGAATTCGAGTTCCAAACGATGGATTTCTCCAATTTGCTGCTGAGCCTGGAAACGAAGAAAATCGATTTCGTGGCCCATGAGATGGAGCAGAATCCGGAACGGGCGGAGAAATACCTGTTCAACAAGGAAGCGTACGCGCACTGGAAAACGAAGATCATCGTACCGGCTGACAGCAAAGAAACATTCAAATCGTTGGATGATCTGAAAGGCAAGAAGGTGCTGACGAGCGCGACGAGCGCCGAGGCGACGCTGCTGGAAAACTATAACAAGACGCATGATAATGCGATTAAGATCGTCTATACGAACGGCGCTGCTAACGATACCGTCAATCAGTTGACGACAGGACGCGTGGCTGCAACGCTCGGGGCCGACTTCACGCTGGGTCTGATCGATCCGCAAAAAAAATTGCAAGTGGTCGGCGATACGCTTGAGGAAGCCGACGTGCAATTCGTATTCCGCAAAAACGATCCGGACGGCCAGAAGCTGGCCGATGCCGTGGACGGCGCGATCAAAGAACTCAAATCGGACGGCACGCTTAGCAAGCTGAGCGTTCAATGGCTCGGAGCCGACTACACCCAACAATAA
- a CDS encoding GNAT family N-acetyltransferase, with protein MGLTIRDVTAADRDAVLQVTVDAYTQYSGSLPADRWEPYRNAILASFDNEGPAARIVATEDDRIVGSVQLFLGSESAYGAPELGITGPIIRYLAVPPEHRGKGIATALIREAVSRSIGLGADWLHLHTSDMMASAVSLYERLGFERAVNTDVKNGETLVKGYRLDLKAKAASL; from the coding sequence ATGGGACTAACAATTCGGGATGTAACGGCAGCAGACCGCGATGCGGTACTGCAGGTCACCGTTGATGCGTATACGCAATATTCGGGGTCGCTGCCCGCGGACAGATGGGAGCCTTACCGCAACGCCATACTCGCTTCCTTCGATAACGAAGGACCTGCCGCGAGAATCGTCGCGACGGAGGACGACCGCATCGTTGGATCCGTGCAGCTCTTCCTCGGTTCGGAATCTGCCTACGGCGCACCGGAGCTCGGCATCACGGGCCCGATCATCCGCTATCTGGCCGTCCCGCCCGAGCATCGCGGCAAAGGCATCGCAACCGCGCTCATCCGCGAAGCCGTCTCCCGCTCCATTGGGCTCGGTGCGGACTGGCTGCATCTCCACACCTCCGATATGATGGCCTCCGCGGTCAGCCTTTACGAACGTCTCGGCTTCGAGCGCGCCGTCAATACCGACGTGAAGAACGGCGAAACGCTGGTCAAAGGGTATCGCCTTGATCTTAAAGCAAAAGCAGCCTCCCTGTAG
- a CDS encoding ABC transporter permease — protein MDRSVNALWRKRAGDFWRGAIPYFRDMTQSGLPGVVIMLLLAGLAGYGMLLRDMPANFPFTLVGVVVLTPIICWSPLRTWLREADIVFLVPREAEMPAYIRRSFRYNGFACAAGVLLVCVLYLPLYSAGPATTPVVLIFIFALLLKLMNIAAAWRERQLVERASRRAVRLLRWASTAIAAGALLQIELWKTLVYLVVVGGLFWLLYGRLSRYPLPWMTLIAEEQVTRRRYMAFFSAFADVPTESAAVRSRGYVSWLARFVPYGKNNAFTYLYAYTLVRTELGGIVIRLTGLGIVSGMLSAYAGLWQGWGSAGVCLLFVWLSGIQLGSLAQSHRHSVWRLVYPLPEKTRHDAVLLVDRFASLICAVLIWLPQGIWLPGHGELAPALAALALSVLYVLALRPSRVRKKLLFDPDDD, from the coding sequence ATGGATCGTTCCGTTAATGCGCTGTGGCGCAAGCGAGCCGGGGATTTCTGGCGCGGAGCCATCCCGTATTTCCGCGACATGACGCAGAGCGGGCTGCCCGGCGTTGTCATCATGCTGCTGCTCGCCGGACTGGCGGGATACGGCATGCTGCTGCGGGACATGCCGGCGAACTTCCCGTTCACGCTGGTCGGCGTCGTCGTCTTGACGCCGATAATCTGTTGGAGCCCGCTGCGAACTTGGCTGCGCGAGGCGGATATCGTCTTTCTGGTGCCCCGCGAAGCGGAGATGCCCGCCTATATCCGGCGTTCGTTCCGCTATAACGGCTTCGCCTGCGCTGCCGGGGTTTTGCTCGTTTGCGTGTTATATCTGCCGCTCTACTCGGCAGGTCCGGCGACGACGCCCGTCGTTCTAATCTTTATTTTCGCGCTGCTGCTGAAATTGATGAACATCGCCGCAGCCTGGCGCGAACGGCAGCTCGTCGAACGCGCCAGCAGACGCGCCGTCCGGCTGCTGCGCTGGGCGTCGACCGCCATCGCCGCAGGTGCTTTGCTGCAGATCGAGTTGTGGAAAACGCTGGTCTATCTCGTCGTGGTCGGCGGTCTCTTCTGGCTGTTATATGGGCGCTTGTCGCGCTACCCGCTGCCATGGATGACCTTGATCGCGGAGGAGCAGGTGACGCGCCGGCGGTACATGGCGTTCTTCAGCGCCTTCGCCGACGTGCCGACAGAGTCCGCCGCCGTCCGGTCCAGAGGCTATGTCTCTTGGCTGGCAAGGTTCGTTCCCTACGGCAAGAACAATGCTTTCACGTACTTATATGCGTATACGCTCGTCCGAACGGAGCTTGGCGGCATCGTTATTCGGCTGACTGGCCTTGGAATCGTGTCCGGCATGCTCTCCGCATACGCGGGCTTATGGCAGGGCTGGGGCTCGGCGGGCGTCTGCCTGCTGTTCGTTTGGCTCAGCGGCATTCAGCTGGGCTCGCTTGCGCAGTCCCACAGGCATTCCGTCTGGCGGCTCGTCTACCCGCTGCCGGAGAAGACGCGTCATGACGCCGTACTGCTCGTCGACCGCTTCGCATCGCTGATCTGCGCGGTCTTGATCTGGCTGCCGCAAGGCATCTGGCTGCCGGGGCATGGGGAACTGGCGCCCGCGCTTGCGGCGCTCGCCTTGTCGGTCTTGTACGTGCTGGCGCTGCGGCCTTCGCGCGTGCGGAAGAAGCTGCTGTTCGATCCGGATGATGACTAG
- a CDS encoding LysR family transcriptional regulator, whose amino-acid sequence MNIENIEAFVYVNHYGSFNKAAEVLFLSQPSVTARIQTLERELDCKLFDRLGKQIALTDKGKQFLPYAQQIMQTFQKGKQHMQQRKTIPHELRIGATVSVSNYLIPSLLPRLKQRYPEIHIKLFTAGTDELVNKLHNKEIDLAFVRKVAHPTLSSYRFYEDPIKLYVYGGHPFMQKEKVSIEEISFQPLVFFECGSLDWMRVHRVFDSLDHQPNIEYLVDNSESAKKLVLERAGICFLPGLCVEQEVRANRLFPIEFDELDGITLQTNLISRNGEHAMFADSLMEIGQALFGQ is encoded by the coding sequence ATGAACATCGAAAATATCGAGGCGTTCGTGTACGTGAACCACTACGGGAGCTTCAATAAAGCGGCCGAGGTGCTCTTCCTGTCGCAGCCCTCGGTCACGGCGCGCATCCAAACGCTGGAGCGGGAACTGGACTGCAAGCTGTTCGACAGGCTGGGAAAGCAGATCGCGCTGACGGACAAAGGGAAGCAGTTTCTTCCCTACGCACAGCAGATTATGCAGACGTTCCAGAAGGGCAAGCAGCACATGCAGCAGCGCAAAACGATTCCGCATGAGCTGCGGATCGGCGCGACGGTTTCCGTATCGAACTACCTGATCCCGAGCTTGCTGCCGCGATTGAAGCAGCGGTATCCGGAAATTCATATCAAGCTGTTCACGGCGGGGACGGACGAACTCGTCAACAAGCTGCACAACAAGGAGATCGATTTGGCCTTCGTGCGGAAGGTAGCGCATCCGACGCTGAGCTCTTATAGATTTTACGAGGATCCGATCAAGCTTTACGTGTACGGGGGACATCCCTTTATGCAAAAGGAAAAGGTGTCGATCGAGGAGATCAGCTTCCAGCCGCTCGTCTTCTTCGAATGCGGATCGCTCGACTGGATGCGGGTGCACCGGGTGTTCGACAGCCTGGATCATCAGCCGAACATCGAGTATCTCGTCGATAACTCCGAATCGGCGAAGAAGCTCGTATTGGAGCGGGCCGGCATCTGCTTCCTGCCTGGGCTGTGCGTGGAGCAGGAGGTGCGGGCGAACCGGTTGTTCCCGATCGAGTTCGACGAGCTGGACGGCATTACGCTGCAGACGAACCTGATTTCCCGCAATGGCGAGCATGCGATGTTCGCGGATTCGCTAATGGAAATCGGCCAGGCGCTGTTCGGCCAGTAA
- a CDS encoding LLM class flavin-dependent oxidoreductase — MGIILSILDQTPIFPGETAVEAFQHTVTLAQRAEALGYRRLWVSEHHDSSFIGGSSPEVLISHLLAKTERITIGSGGIMLQHYSPYKVAENFNVLASLAPGRVDLGIGRAPGGLPRSTQALQRGIENPPTLTEKIVELEKFIHDKLEDDHPLAGLKASPSPETAPELYVLGTSVGSAEIAASLGLPYVFSQFINGDEEVALAAFAAYRTQFNAESGRQPQAIFALSAVVADSDEEAAALAGNHKQVKIHLESGRTLTVGTVEQAEEYGKQSNEKYRIEVKEPEVTKGSKETVRAKLLDLQRKYGVEEFIITTNVPNFEKRLRSFELLQEAVAEAALSEVSSA; from the coding sequence ATGGGAATTATACTTAGCATTTTGGATCAAACGCCGATATTTCCGGGAGAAACGGCGGTGGAAGCTTTTCAGCACACGGTGACGCTGGCGCAGCGGGCGGAGGCGCTCGGTTACAGACGGTTGTGGGTGTCGGAGCATCACGATTCCTCGTTTATCGGCGGCTCCTCTCCGGAAGTGCTCATCTCGCATCTGCTTGCCAAGACCGAACGCATTACGATCGGCTCGGGCGGCATCATGCTGCAGCATTATAGTCCCTACAAGGTCGCCGAGAATTTCAACGTGCTGGCGTCCCTCGCCCCTGGCCGCGTTGATCTCGGCATCGGACGCGCTCCTGGCGGGCTGCCGCGCTCGACGCAGGCGCTCCAGCGCGGAATCGAAAATCCGCCGACGTTGACGGAGAAGATCGTGGAGCTGGAGAAGTTCATCCACGATAAGCTGGAGGACGATCATCCGCTCGCAGGGCTGAAAGCATCCCCTTCGCCGGAAACGGCGCCTGAGCTGTACGTGCTCGGAACGAGCGTCGGAAGCGCCGAAATCGCGGCGTCGCTCGGTCTGCCGTACGTGTTCTCGCAGTTCATCAACGGCGATGAAGAAGTGGCGCTGGCGGCATTCGCGGCCTATCGGACACAGTTCAACGCCGAGAGCGGCCGTCAGCCGCAGGCCATCTTCGCCTTGTCAGCCGTCGTTGCGGACAGCGACGAGGAAGCCGCAGCATTGGCCGGCAATCATAAGCAAGTGAAGATTCATCTGGAAAGCGGACGGACGCTGACCGTCGGCACGGTCGAGCAGGCGGAGGAATACGGCAAGCAGTCCAACGAGAAGTATCGCATCGAGGTGAAGGAACCCGAGGTGACGAAGGGCTCGAAGGAGACGGTGCGCGCCAAGCTGCTTGATCTGCAGCGTAAATACGGTGTGGAAGAGTTCATCATTACGACGAACGTCCCGAACTTCGAGAAGCGGCTTCGCTCGTTCGAGCTGCTGCAGGAGGCGGTTGCCGAGGCGGCTCTGTCGGAAGTTTCGTCGGCTTAG
- a CDS encoding amino acid ABC transporter permease, with protein MGAKFDISYVFTFFPKLLSTLQTTLLIAGGALLAGLIFGFIAALPRLYKVPVLQRLSQLYASFFRGTPILIQLFLFYYGLPEVLKLIGIDISRAPVLLFVIVTYGLHTGAYVSETIRSAVASVDRGQVEAAYSVGMSGYQAFTRIVMPQALAIAVPVLSNVILALLKDTSLAFSLGVMEMTGKTSSLATLTNHFVESYISLALIYLVISIVLERLLLVLEKRLLRHEKRAVESFPVYRRERFRRIKQFFTRERNVRFREEAR; from the coding sequence ATGGGCGCGAAGTTCGACATCAGCTATGTCTTCACGTTTTTCCCTAAGCTGTTAAGTACGCTGCAAACGACGTTGCTCATCGCAGGGGGGGCGCTGCTGGCCGGTCTGATCTTCGGCTTCATCGCGGCGCTCCCGCGCCTCTACAAGGTTCCGGTGCTGCAGCGGCTGTCTCAACTCTATGCTTCCTTCTTCCGGGGTACGCCGATTCTGATTCAGCTCTTCTTGTTCTACTACGGGCTGCCCGAAGTATTGAAGCTGATCGGCATCGACATCAGCCGTGCTCCCGTATTGCTGTTCGTCATTGTTACTTACGGGCTTCATACCGGCGCTTACGTGTCGGAGACGATTCGTTCGGCCGTCGCGTCCGTCGATCGCGGGCAGGTGGAAGCCGCCTATTCCGTCGGCATGTCCGGTTACCAGGCCTTCACGCGCATCGTGATGCCGCAGGCGCTGGCGATCGCGGTGCCGGTTCTCTCGAATGTCATCCTGGCGCTGCTGAAGGACACGTCGCTTGCGTTCTCGCTCGGCGTGATGGAGATGACGGGCAAGACGTCGTCGCTGGCGACGCTGACGAATCATTTCGTCGAAAGTTATATTTCCTTGGCGCTGATCTATCTCGTTATCAGCATCGTGCTGGAACGGCTGCTGCTGGTTCTCGAAAAGCGGCTGCTGCGTCACGAGAAGCGCGCCGTCGAGTCGTTTCCGGTCTATCGGCGCGAGCGGTTTCGCCGGATCAAACAGTTTTTCACCCGCGAGAGGAACGTTCGGTTTAGAGAGGAGGCGAGGTAA
- a CDS encoding DEAD/DEAH box helicase: MHVSWETLQLQPQLIEALRMNKIEAPTPVQAETIPLMLAGHDISAKSQTGSGKTLAYMLPAIQRVDTASSAVQIMVLAPTQELAMQIFRVAETYGEALGVKTQQLIGGASMQRQVEKLREHPHIVVGTPGRIHELVKSGKLKLHGIRLVIIDEADQVFNLGSTIEVETLLKGMLRDRQIAFFSATRPQAMADVEERWMREPKQVNVSPDQQTPSKVAHYYVVCDKRDKADTARRLIHLLKPASALLFINETDEIANYEAKLKYEGFSVETLYGDADKQRRSSTLARFREGRLQILLATDVAARGLDIADLALVVHLDPALDADHYVHRSGRTGRMGKSGTVVSIVTRNQLFIMDKFRKQLGIDLQEKTMYKGKLWSPGEEQGVRGEDRPRREFSSTRSSGDAARRPGQGASAAGGLSAARKPPAPAQSGEAAAEPAARRATIAGGQSTPASRSGQAAAPRKQDPKQSKPAKSKKELERERKNKGAPKWLKAKRDGEQGEK; this comes from the coding sequence ATGCATGTGTCTTGGGAAACGTTACAGCTGCAGCCGCAGCTGATCGAAGCGTTACGAATGAATAAAATCGAAGCGCCGACGCCGGTGCAGGCGGAGACCATTCCGCTGATGCTGGCGGGGCATGATATTTCCGCGAAATCGCAGACGGGCTCGGGCAAGACGCTGGCCTACATGCTGCCTGCTATCCAGCGGGTCGACACGGCGAGCAGTGCCGTGCAAATCATGGTGCTTGCGCCTACGCAGGAGCTGGCGATGCAAATTTTCCGCGTGGCGGAGACGTACGGCGAAGCGCTCGGCGTGAAGACGCAGCAGCTCATCGGCGGAGCATCCATGCAGCGCCAAGTGGAGAAGCTGCGGGAGCATCCGCACATCGTCGTCGGTACGCCGGGGCGTATTCACGAACTGGTGAAGTCCGGCAAATTGAAGCTGCACGGCATTCGGCTTGTCATTATCGACGAAGCGGATCAAGTGTTCAATCTCGGGTCGACGATCGAAGTGGAAACACTGCTGAAGGGCATGCTGCGCGACCGGCAGATCGCCTTCTTCTCGGCGACGCGGCCGCAGGCGATGGCCGATGTCGAGGAGCGCTGGATGCGGGAGCCGAAGCAGGTGAACGTGAGTCCTGACCAGCAAACGCCGAGCAAAGTCGCCCACTATTACGTTGTCTGCGACAAGCGCGATAAGGCGGATACAGCAAGGCGCTTGATTCATCTGCTGAAACCGGCGTCAGCGCTGCTATTCATTAACGAAACGGACGAAATCGCGAATTATGAAGCGAAGCTGAAATACGAAGGCTTCTCCGTGGAGACGCTGTACGGCGATGCCGACAAACAACGGCGCTCGTCGACGCTGGCCCGGTTCAGGGAAGGCCGGCTGCAGATCCTGCTTGCAACGGACGTTGCGGCCCGAGGACTCGATATCGCGGATTTGGCGCTCGTCGTCCATTTGGATCCGGCGCTGGATGCCGATCATTACGTTCACCGCTCCGGACGGACGGGACGGATGGGGAAATCCGGTACGGTCGTGTCCATCGTGACGCGGAACCAGCTGTTCATCATGGACAAGTTCCGCAAGCAGCTCGGCATCGATTTGCAGGAGAAAACGATGTACAAGGGCAAACTGTGGTCGCCGGGCGAGGAACAAGGCGTTCGCGGCGAGGATAGACCTCGGCGGGAATTCAGCTCGACCCGGAGCAGCGGCGACGCAGCGCGCAGACCGGGCCAAGGTGCCTCCGCGGCTGGCGGTTTGTCCGCAGCCCGTAAACCGCCGGCACCGGCTCAATCCGGCGAAGCGGCTGCGGAGCCGGCCGCGCGCCGGGCAACTATCGCCGGCGGGCAATCGACGCCGGCTTCTCGTTCCGGACAAGCCGCTGCGCCTCGCAAGCAGGATCCGAAGCAGTCGAAGCCCGCTAAATCCAAGAAAGAGCTGGAGCGGGAACGGAAGAACAAAGGCGCGCCGAAATGGCTCAAAGCGAAGCGCGACGGCGAACAGGGCGAAAAGTAA
- a CDS encoding ABC transporter ATP-binding protein, with translation MAMKPVLEVKGLTGGYSPRRPVLHDLNFEVAAGEMVGLIGLNGAGKSTAIKHILGLMQAHEGEIRIGGHTLAEQPEQYRQALAYVPESPLLFDELTVEEHLRLTGMAYGVEESLYEKRTEGLLEEFYMKPKKGAFASHLSKGMRQKVMIMNALLARPSLYVIDEPFLGLDPLGIRSLLDKLVEVTKEGSSVFMSSHILSTVESYCSRFIVLHQGVIVAQGTLADVCEKAGMTRTAGAGSLEEAFYRLVANGGAHGSFR, from the coding sequence ATCGCGATGAAACCCGTATTGGAAGTGAAAGGTCTGACCGGCGGCTATAGTCCCCGAAGACCTGTTCTGCATGATTTGAATTTCGAGGTTGCCGCAGGCGAAATGGTCGGACTGATCGGCTTGAACGGCGCGGGCAAAAGCACGGCCATCAAGCATATTCTTGGCCTGATGCAGGCGCACGAAGGCGAGATCCGCATCGGCGGGCATACGCTTGCGGAACAGCCGGAGCAGTATCGCCAGGCGCTGGCTTACGTGCCGGAATCGCCGCTGCTCTTCGACGAGCTCACCGTAGAAGAGCATTTGCGATTGACGGGCATGGCCTACGGCGTCGAAGAATCGCTTTATGAGAAACGGACCGAAGGTCTGTTGGAAGAGTTCTACATGAAGCCGAAGAAAGGCGCTTTCGCATCGCATCTGTCCAAAGGAATGCGGCAGAAGGTGATGATCATGAACGCGCTGCTTGCGCGGCCATCCTTGTATGTCATCGACGAGCCGTTTCTCGGCTTGGATCCGCTCGGGATCCGTTCGCTTCTCGATAAGCTGGTCGAGGTGACGAAGGAAGGGTCGTCCGTGTTCATGAGCTCGCATATTTTGTCCACGGTGGAATCGTACTGCAGCCGGTTCATCGTGCTGCATCAAGGCGTCATCGTCGCGCAGGGCACGCTGGCCGACGTGTGCGAGAAGGCCGGCATGACGCGGACGGCCGGCGCGGGATCGCTGGAGGAAGCCTTCTATCGCTTGGTGGCCAACGGGGGCGCGCATGGATCGTTCCGTTAA
- a CDS encoding S-layer homology domain-containing protein: protein MKKAMLKKAAVTSIALLTLAGGAGSAFADGKGNGHNERENGKQEDRNNGGKNNGNSNVNNKGNNGNGSGINLHFKDEQDLKWAMEYIIRLASKGVFNGYEDGTFKPQQQITRIESIVAAVRLMGLKEQAESQAEMSTKLNFKDADQLTKKYPWAVGYVAVALEKDLFNETDDAIQADKPATRLFAATLLVKALGLEAEAKAKVNSQLTFKDAKSIPAGSVGYVEVALEKNLITGYENNTFRPNQPVTRAELAALLDRTDEQLPDHDAAAITGTLKVSASAGSITVVKADNSEVALALDPNVFIFRNNVKATAAALKAGDEVLVRTYQNKVVFIEVTKAAADQVVTKDSGKFDSYKVNSSGRMTIISITKDLTTGGTQKYSYAVSPEVTVIGDAALLEVGQALELTLTNGVVTAIKVVS from the coding sequence ATGAAAAAGGCCATGTTGAAAAAGGCGGCAGTCACATCGATAGCGTTACTGACTTTGGCAGGAGGCGCGGGCAGCGCATTCGCCGACGGTAAAGGAAACGGACATAACGAACGCGAAAACGGCAAGCAAGAAGATCGCAACAACGGCGGCAAGAACAACGGCAATAGTAACGTTAACAACAAAGGCAACAACGGCAACGGCTCCGGGATCAACCTGCACTTCAAGGATGAGCAGGATCTCAAATGGGCGATGGAATATATTATTCGTTTGGCTTCCAAAGGCGTGTTCAACGGCTACGAAGACGGCACGTTCAAGCCGCAGCAGCAAATCACGCGCATCGAGTCCATCGTGGCGGCTGTCCGCCTGATGGGATTGAAAGAGCAAGCGGAGTCGCAAGCCGAGATGAGCACGAAGCTCAACTTCAAGGACGCCGATCAGCTGACGAAGAAATATCCTTGGGCAGTCGGTTACGTAGCCGTCGCTTTGGAGAAAGACCTGTTCAACGAGACGGACGACGCTATTCAGGCGGACAAGCCGGCAACGCGTTTGTTCGCGGCAACGCTGCTCGTGAAGGCGCTCGGCCTTGAAGCCGAAGCGAAAGCGAAAGTCAATTCGCAGTTGACGTTCAAGGATGCGAAGAGCATTCCTGCCGGCTCCGTCGGCTATGTGGAAGTAGCGCTCGAGAAGAACCTCATCACGGGTTACGAGAACAATACGTTCCGTCCGAACCAGCCCGTGACGCGCGCCGAATTGGCAGCCCTGCTTGACCGCACGGACGAACAGCTTCCGGATCACGATGCGGCGGCGATTACGGGTACGTTGAAAGTATCTGCGTCGGCCGGATCGATTACGGTCGTGAAAGCAGACAATAGCGAAGTGGCGCTGGCGCTCGACCCGAACGTATTCATCTTCCGCAATAACGTGAAGGCGACCGCGGCTGCTCTGAAAGCAGGAGACGAAGTGCTCGTTCGTACGTACCAGAACAAAGTCGTATTCATCGAAGTGACGAAGGCGGCTGCCGACCAGGTCGTGACGAAAGATAGCGGCAAATTCGATTCGTACAAGGTGAACTCGTCGGGCAGAATGACGATCATTTCCATTACGAAAGATCTCACGACCGGCGGTACGCAGAAATATTCGTACGCTGTATCTCCCGAAGTAACGGTTATCGGCGATGCGGCGCTGCTCGAAGTCGGCCAAGCGCTTGAGCTGACGCTCACGAACGGCGTTGTGACTGCGATTAAAGTCGTTTCCTAA